One Thermodesulfobacteriota bacterium genomic window, CCCTGTGCCTCGAGCTTCCCGAGCACGAGGAGCCAGGGAGGGGGGTCGGCATCCGCCCGCGGTTCGGGCAGCGCGAAGTGCACCCGGGTGCCCGGCCGCACCGTCAGGGTGGCGCCCCCGGCCACGACCACCGTGCCCTCCAGCCGGATCTCCCCCGACCAGACCGTCGCCCCGGAGAGGATGGTTGCCTGGTCCTCGGGCACGGGCTGGGCGCAGCCTTCTTCCTCTTCGCCTCCGAGGCATTGCTGGAACCCGCCGAAGAGGGCCAGGAAAAGGAGCAGCGCCTCGAAGAGGAAGGCCGGGCGCGAGCGGATGCGCAACGTCATCGCCGTCTCTCCTACCGAATGAGGATCGTCTGCACCACCTCTGCATCGGGCGCGGCCTTGAGCTCGGCGAAGATCTCCGCCACCCGTGCCTCCAGCGTTACCCGCTGCGGCGATCCCTGGGGGAGCTCCCTCGCCTTCTTGGCCAGGTCCTTGGACTCCTTGCCGAGCGCCAGCGCCGCGTCCGTCGGCCTGGCCTCGACCAACCCGGGCAGCCCGTCCACGGTGAGCCGCAGCTTCATTTCCTTCTCGTCCTTCACCTCGATGGTGCCGTTGCCGAGGGTGCACCCGGTGGTCACCTGGATGCCGTCGAGCGGGCAGGCCGTGGCGTAGTAGACGGCGCGGACCTTGCCCATCGTCGCACTGTCCCCCAGGGCCGCCTTCGCGGCAGCCCCCATGCGCGCCCCGAGAATCGACCCGCCGCAGGTGTGGCCATGGAACGTCGCGAGGGCCTCGTACGTCCCCGGGCCGGGAGCGGCCAGGGCCGGCAGCGGGGCGAGGAGCCAGACGAGCACCAGGAGTCGCGAGGCGCAGCAGCGGAGCTTCATGGCAGGGACCTCCTTTGCCCGCTGCTTACCGGGCAGGCGGGGAATCGGTTGCTCCGGGTTCGTGGATGCGCGCCGCGGGCGCGCCCTCCGGGCGGGGGACCGGGGTGAACGCCAGGCTCGCGGAGGAGATCACGACGAGCACCGAGCCGAGGTTGTGCACCAGTGCGCCGGCGATCGGGTCGAAGACGCCGGCGCCGCCGGCCAGGACCGCGAAGGCGTTGAACCCCATGCCGACGGCAATGTTCCAGCGGATGCGC contains:
- a CDS encoding formylmethanofuran dehydrogenase subunit E family protein, whose protein sequence is MKLRCCASRLLVLVWLLAPLPALAAPGPGTYEALATFHGHTCGGSILGARMGAAAKAALGDSATMGKVRAVYYATACPLDGIQVTTGCTLGNGTIEVKDEKEMKLRLTVDGLPGLVEARPTDAALALGKESKDLAKKARELPQGSPQRVTLEARVAEIFAELKAAPDAEVVQTILIR